From Patagioenas fasciata isolate bPatFas1 chromosome 15, bPatFas1.hap1, whole genome shotgun sequence, a single genomic window includes:
- the COQ7 gene encoding 5-demethoxyubiquinone hydroxylase, mitochondrial isoform X1 — MAAGAVAAAAPAVRRSLGPLRCGAAGPRGRWPLPAPGVSLRLCSTGRAPGDINKPVIERIIRVDHAGEYGANRIYAGQMAVLGRSSVGPVIQQMWNQEKDHLKKFNDLMVAYRVRPTVLLPFWNVAGFVLGAGSALLGRKGAMACTVAVEESISDHYNSQIRTLVEQDPEKYKELLQIIKQFRDDELEHHDIGLEHDAKGAPAYSVLKTAIQLGCKAAIFLSERI, encoded by the exons ATGGCGGCGGGCGCGGTTGCAGCGGCAGCTCCGGCCGTGCGGCGCTCGCTGGGGCCTCTGCGCTGCGGGGCCG CAGGTCCGCGGGGCAGGTGGCCCCTGCCCGCCCCTGGGGTTTCCCTCAGGCTCTGCAGCACGGGGCGGGCTCCGGGGGACATCAACAAGCCCGTCATCGAGCGCATCATCCGGGTGGACCACGCGGGGGAGTACGGGGCAAACCGCATCTATGCGGGACAGATGGCCGTGCTGGGGAGGTCGAGTGTGGGGCCTGTTATCCAG CAAATGTGGAATCAAGAAAAAGACCACCTGAAGAAGTTCAATGACTTAATGGTTGCATACAGAGTTCGACCTACTGTTTTATTGCCTTTTTGGAACGTAGCAGGTTTTGTTTTGG GGGCTGGAAGTGCTTTGCTGGGAAGGAAGGGAGCGATGGCCTGCACGGTGGCTGTGGAGGAGAGTATATCGGATCACTACAACAGCCAGATCAGAACTCTTGTGGAACAAGATCCAGAAAAGTACAAAGAACTATTGCAG ataataaagcaaTTTCGGGATGATGAACTGGAGCACCATGACATTGGGCTTGAGCACGACGCAAAAGGG GCACCAGCTTATTCAGTTTTGAAGACCGCTATACAACTTGGATGCAAAGCTGCAATATTTTTATCAGAAAGAATTTAG
- the COQ7 gene encoding 5-demethoxyubiquinone hydroxylase, mitochondrial isoform X2, whose amino-acid sequence MAAGAVAAAAPAVRRSLGPLRCGAGPRGRWPLPAPGVSLRLCSTGRAPGDINKPVIERIIRVDHAGEYGANRIYAGQMAVLGRSSVGPVIQQMWNQEKDHLKKFNDLMVAYRVRPTVLLPFWNVAGFVLGAGSALLGRKGAMACTVAVEESISDHYNSQIRTLVEQDPEKYKELLQIIKQFRDDELEHHDIGLEHDAKGAPAYSVLKTAIQLGCKAAIFLSERI is encoded by the exons ATGGCGGCGGGCGCGGTTGCAGCGGCAGCTCCGGCCGTGCGGCGCTCGCTGGGGCCTCTGCGCTGCGGGGCCG GTCCGCGGGGCAGGTGGCCCCTGCCCGCCCCTGGGGTTTCCCTCAGGCTCTGCAGCACGGGGCGGGCTCCGGGGGACATCAACAAGCCCGTCATCGAGCGCATCATCCGGGTGGACCACGCGGGGGAGTACGGGGCAAACCGCATCTATGCGGGACAGATGGCCGTGCTGGGGAGGTCGAGTGTGGGGCCTGTTATCCAG CAAATGTGGAATCAAGAAAAAGACCACCTGAAGAAGTTCAATGACTTAATGGTTGCATACAGAGTTCGACCTACTGTTTTATTGCCTTTTTGGAACGTAGCAGGTTTTGTTTTGG GGGCTGGAAGTGCTTTGCTGGGAAGGAAGGGAGCGATGGCCTGCACGGTGGCTGTGGAGGAGAGTATATCGGATCACTACAACAGCCAGATCAGAACTCTTGTGGAACAAGATCCAGAAAAGTACAAAGAACTATTGCAG ataataaagcaaTTTCGGGATGATGAACTGGAGCACCATGACATTGGGCTTGAGCACGACGCAAAAGGG GCACCAGCTTATTCAGTTTTGAAGACCGCTATACAACTTGGATGCAAAGCTGCAATATTTTTATCAGAAAGAATTTAG
- the COQ7 gene encoding 5-demethoxyubiquinone hydroxylase, mitochondrial isoform X3 translates to MAAGAVAAAAPAVRRSLGPLRCGAAGPRGRWPLPAPGVSLRLCSTGRAPGDINKPVIERIIRVDHAGEYGANRIYAGQMAVLGRSSVGPVIQQMWNQEKDHLKKFNDLMVAYRVRPTVLLPFWNVAGFVLGAGSALLGRKGAMACTVAVEESISDHYNSQIRTLVEQDPEKYKELLQIQVFVKRLRGLGLRCLCGACNGQQRLVLSAGCIDVSAKQTY, encoded by the exons ATGGCGGCGGGCGCGGTTGCAGCGGCAGCTCCGGCCGTGCGGCGCTCGCTGGGGCCTCTGCGCTGCGGGGCCG CAGGTCCGCGGGGCAGGTGGCCCCTGCCCGCCCCTGGGGTTTCCCTCAGGCTCTGCAGCACGGGGCGGGCTCCGGGGGACATCAACAAGCCCGTCATCGAGCGCATCATCCGGGTGGACCACGCGGGGGAGTACGGGGCAAACCGCATCTATGCGGGACAGATGGCCGTGCTGGGGAGGTCGAGTGTGGGGCCTGTTATCCAG CAAATGTGGAATCAAGAAAAAGACCACCTGAAGAAGTTCAATGACTTAATGGTTGCATACAGAGTTCGACCTACTGTTTTATTGCCTTTTTGGAACGTAGCAGGTTTTGTTTTGG GGGCTGGAAGTGCTTTGCTGGGAAGGAAGGGAGCGATGGCCTGCACGGTGGCTGTGGAGGAGAGTATATCGGATCACTACAACAGCCAGATCAGAACTCTTGTGGAACAAGATCCAGAAAAGTACAAAGAACTATTGCAG ATTCAGGTCTTTGTGAAGCGTTTGAGAGGCCTGGGCCTCAGATGCCTGTGTGGTGCATGCAATGGTCAACAGCGTCTAGTTTTGTCTGCTGGCTGCATTGATGTGTCTGCAAAGCAGACTTACTGa